The nucleotide sequence TGGATTTATGGCTCCGAAAAACTCGGCGATTGTTCAACGTCATCCTGACTGGATTGCTCAAACTCGAAAAGGGGAAAAAGCCTTAAATCATTTCAGAAATACTGAGGATGTTTCCTATCAAACAAAGATCAAAAACTGGATTGTTAATCAAATTTTAGAATGGATGACCATTAAAAATGTCTGGTTAAATCCGTTACATCCCGAAGTCCAACAATTTATTGAAGATTTAATTTTAGAAGTTGTAATGAAATATAATATTGATGGAATTCAACTCGATGATCATTTTGGTCTTCCTGTTGAATTTGGTTATGATGAGTATACAATTCAACTTTATCAACAAGAACATAATAATCAATTACCCCCTAACAATCCTTACAATCAAGAATGGCGAAATTGGAGAGCGAACAAAATTACTGAGTTAGTTCAAAGAATTGTCAAAAGTGTTAAAGAAGTTAAACCCGATTGTATGATTTCTTTATCCCCGAACTCTTATGAATATACTTACGAAATGTATTTACAAGATTGGTTAACTTGGGTCAATCAAGGATTAGTCGATGACATTGTTTTGCAAGTTTATCGAGATAGTATGGTAAAATTTATTTCAGAATTAGATCATGAATCTGTACAAATAGCACGGCGGAAAGTCCCGGTAATTATTGGATTATTAAGTGGAACATTACGCCATCCTGTACCAATGGAACAAATAGAAAAACAAATGAAAGTTGTGCGCGATCGCGGTTTTGATGGAGTCTCGTTTTTCTATTGGGAAACTCTGTGGAGTTACTTTACTCCCGACTCTCCCCGACATCGACGTCAAATTTTTAAAGAGTTGTTTGGTAATATCTAACCAGGTAGGGCGAAGTATTTACCCCTATAAAAATTGTAAAAACTTTCACGTATTCATTTTATCTTATGTTAGAAATTCTTCTCCTTTGCTTAATGTCTGTGATTTTAGGAATCCTGATGGGTCGGAGTTTAGCAGAGCGAGGATTAACCGCTAGTAATGCTTTAGAAAAGCATCAAAAAACGGTATATATGATTTTAACTGTAATCACATTTTTGGTCGGAATTTTCTTGATATTAGGGTATTTAAAATTAACAAAGTTAATTCCTACATTTCTATTATTATGGCTCGGAGCGCATTTAACTGATTTAAGTTTAGGGATTGGCTTTTTAGGATTAGGATTATTAGTGGGATTAGAGTTACCAGGATGGAATAATCCTCAGCGACGCTATCAACTGATTAGTGTTGTGGTTTTACTCAGTTTACCATTATTTTTATTAGTTCATGAAACCTTACCCATTACAGGGCTCTTAGGCGAACCGTTAGAGGTGGATAATGTCGTATTACAAACAACGCCCTACACCTGCGCCCCTGCTACCATTGCCACATTAGGACGTTGGGTAGGAAAACATCCACAATTAACAGAAAAAGATGTCGTTAAAATAGCAGGAACTAATCGTTTTGGAACCAGTACGTTAGATGAAATTCGGGCAATGCGTCGATTAGGATTAATGCCAAACTATCAGAATAATTTAACCTTAAATGATTTAATTTCTCAAGGAAAACCCGCTTTGTTACAAGTCAATGAACCTGTCGGAGAAACAACTATTTCCCATGCAATCGCACTTTTAGAAATAAATTCTAAACAACATACTTTAACTTTAGCAAATCCTCTCTATGGAAAACAAGTTAAATTATTTGAACAGATGCAAGGATATTGGACAGGGACAGCAACTTTTGTCAATTAAAATCAAACAGTTTTCAGCAAAAACCCAGCCCCTTTGACGAAACTCCCAATTCTCCTCGATATCGACGAAAAAGTTTTCAAACCTTATTTTCAAATTAAGCTAAAATTAGGAGGAGGAATTCAATGTTTTCTCAGCATCAATAATATGAATATCAACTCCTTTGAGATATTTTAATAATTGCTGAACGGGTGATCCTTTCCAAAACAATTCCCAGCGAGATTTGCGCGTATGTCCGAGAACAACTTGAGTGATATGATATTGGTGAGCAACTTGAGCGATCGCTTCCGAGACATTATAACTTTTCACCCTAAGAAACTCTCCCCCAAACTCTTGAATTAAATCTTGACAAGTTTCTAACAATAAACTTTCTTCCTTGGTTAAAAAACGTTCTGGATTTTCCACATATAACCCATATAAACGAGCTTTCATTACATTCGCTAAACGCAATCCTCGCCTCAAAAGTTGGGGTGAATTTTGATAAGTAGAAATACAAACTAAAACTCGCTCATGAACATTACAAAATAAAGCTTTTTCAGTCGTTTCTGCGGATTCTTCAATATTATCAGCAACTTCGCGTAAAGCCAACTCTCGCAACGCCACTAAATGACGACGTTGAAAGAAATTTTGTAACGCTTGTTCTATTTTTTCAGGTGCATATATTTTACCCTCTTTTAAGCGTTCTTGTAATGTTTCTGGGGTAACATCAATCACCACAACTTGTGTTGCTTCATCCAAAAGACGATCAGGAATGCGTTCTCGAACCACAACCCCCGTAATTTTTGCAACTAAATCATTTAAACTTTCTAAATGTTGAATATTCACGGTTGAATAGACATCAATTCCATGATTGAGAATAATTTCTACATCTTGATAACGCTTTTCTTTAAGAGAACCTGGAACATTAGTATGAGCTAATTCATCTACTAAAACCAATTGAGGTTGACGAGATAAAATCGCATCGGTATCCATTTCCCATAACGTTATCCCTTGATGAAAAACAGATCTTTTAGGAATCAGTTCTAAACCAATCGCTTTTTCTGCGGTTTCTTCTCGTCCATGGGTTTCTAATAACCCAATTACAACATCAATTCCTTCTGCTTTTAATTGATGTCCTTCTTCTAACATTCGATAGGTTTTACCGACCCCAGGAGACATCCCAATAAAAATTTTATGTTTCCCTTGATTTCGAGAGGAGGTTTGATAATCAGATTCAGGGGAATTTTTTTGAGTCTCAATTTCACTGCTATTAATCATCGTTAATTGGATAGGTTATCTAAATCTAAATTAACTTTCAGAACATTAACTCCCGGTTCTCCAAAAATTCCTAAAAATCGATGTTCAGTATTTTTATTAACGAGAATTTCCACTTGATTAGGATTCAAAGAACGCGCATTAGCGACTCGTTGAATTTGGGCGTTTGCGGCTTGAATACTAATATGAGGGTCTAACCCTGAACCCGATGAATAAACTAAATCCGCCGTTGGAATAATATTATTAAATTGGAGTTGATCAATTCGTGCTGTTACTTTTTTTAACAAATCGGGATTACTGGGTGCTAAATTACTTCCTCCTGAAATTCCCGTTGCTAAACCATCGTTAACCGGACTATAATCAACGCTACTTGGACGGGATATAAAATAACGATTGGAGGTAAAATTTTGACCGATTAAAGCCGAACCAATAATCTCTCCTTGCGGATTTTTGATCAAACTTCCATTGGCTTGAAAGGGGAAAATTGATTGACCGATTATTAGAATCAAAACGGGGTATAAAATAGCCGTTAAAACCCATAAAACTAGGGTAGTGCGGATGGCTGTCAGCAAATCTCTAAACATAGTATATTTTGAATTTGAAAGTACATTTTTTGAGAATTTGATTGAGTTTTAAAACCGTTCAGGTTGTAAAATTACAGCCAATAAATAGAAAGCAATGGCTATCGTTACTAAAATTAAAATTCCAATAGCCCAAGCTGCTTTGCGAGTTATTTCTTCTCCTGTTGCTGCATAAATAATGGGAGCAAAGATTAAATTAGAGGATAACAAAAAAAACAAAGACAGGGGTAAAAGGTTACTTTTGGTTTTGATTAAGGAAATTATTCCTTTGACTTCACGGGGTAATATTGAATTAAAATCATCTAATGTTTTCATTTTTTACTCCAATTTTTTTAGCTGTAAAAACCTGGTTGATTGTTATGTTAAACCAATAACAGCGATGATGCTATCAATCAGTTTAATTCCAATAAAAGGTGCAATGATTCCTCCTAATCCATAAATCAAAATGTTTTCTCGAAGTAATTGATTAGCACTAACGGGACGAAACTTAACTCCTTTTAAGGCTAAAGGAATTAAAGCAGGGATAATTAAAGCATTATAAATTAGGGCGGATAAAATAGCGGATTGACTACTCGCCAAACCCATAATATTTAAACTGCCAATACCTGCTGATGAAAACATCGCTGGAATGATAGCAAAATATTTGGCAATATCATTAGCAATAGAAAAAGTAGTTAACGCCCCACGAGTAATCAATAATTGCTTACCAATGGTGACTAAATCAATCAACTTTGTAGGATCAGAATCTAAATCAACCATATTCGCTGCTTCCTTTGCAGCTTGAGTTCCAGAATTCATTGCTAATCCAACATTTGCTTGAGCTAAAGCCGGAGCATCATTCGTACCATCCCCCGTCATTGCTACTAATTTACCCTGGGATTGTTCCTTTTGAATCACAGCAATTTTATCCTCTGGAGTGGCTTCTGCAATAAAGTCATCTACCCCCGCTTCTTGAGCAATAACTTCAGCCGTAATCCGATTATCTCCTGTTAACATTACGGTTCTCACTCCCATCCGTCGCAGTTGATCAAAGCGATCTCTAATTCCCGGTTTAATAATATCTTTCAGGTAAATAATTCCATACAATTCACTATCTTTACAAACGGCTAAAGGTGTACCACCCAAACGAGAAATACGCTGATAAGCAATATCTAAATCAGCCGTTAGTTGACCTCCACGAGAACGAACAAACCCTTTAATGGCATCAACTGCACCTTTTCTAACTTCGCTTTTATCGGGTAAGTTTGTACCACTCATGCGAGTTCTAGCAGAAAACTCAATTCCTTCGGCTAATTCTCGATTAAAATTAACCATCGCCCCCATTTTTTCTGCAAGTCTAACAATCGATTTTCCTTCCGGTGTCTCATCAAAAATACTCGCTGCGAGCGCTACTTCAGCAACAGCTTTTGGACTATGACCATTCACCGGAATAAATTCTTCAGCTAGTCGATTTCCTAACGTAATGGTTCCGGTTTTATCTAAGACTAAAGTATTGATATCCCCACAGGCTTCTACAGCCCGTCCCGATGTAGCAACAACATTAAATTGAGCCACCCGATCCATTCCAGCAATGCCAATAGCACTTAATAAACCGCCAATTGTTGTTGGAATTAATGCCACTAATAGGGCAATTAAAATTACAATACTAACCGGAGTTTGAACGTAATTAGCAATGGGTAAAATTGTAGCAACCACAATTAAAAATACTTCAGTTAATACTGCTAATAACACCGTTAATGCAATTTCATTCGGGGTTTTTGTTCGTTCTGCTCCTTCAACTAAAGCAATCATTCGGTCTAAAAATCCTTTCCCCGGTTCCGATGTCACTCGCAAAATTAATTCATCAGAAATAATCCGAGTTCCCCCCGTTACCGAACTAGCAACATCGCTTCCAGGTTCTTTTAAAACCGGGGCAGATTCGCCAGTAATTGCGGATTCATCGACGGAAGCAACTCCCGCAATTACGACCGCATCTACTGGAATCATATCTCCCGCAATAACTTTAATTTGATCTCCTTTTTTTAACGATGTGGAACTAATTTCTTCAATCAAACCATCGGGTAATAATTTTCGGGCGGTGGTTTCGGCTTTCGTAGAACGTAAGGAATCCGCTTGTGCTTTTCCTCGTCCTTCTGCAACAGCTTCGGCAAAATTGGCAAACAGAAGGGTTAACAATAAAATCACGGTGACGAGGAAATTAAAGAAGCGATTATTTTCTCCTTGAATGGTTCCAAATAAGTTAGGATCAAGAACTAATAAGGCTGTGATTATTGTTCCTAACCAAACGACAAACATCACAGGATTTTTAATCATGTATTGCGGATCAAGTTTGCTAAAAGCATCCCGAAATGCCCGTTGATACAGTCCTTTAGTATTGACTTTTTTTTGCTTTTTTTGTTGTCGTTTATTTAAGCGAGTTTGCATCATAAAATTGAAGGGGTATTTGAGCAAGAATAGGGAGATTATTTGAAACTAGCAATTTGAAAGGCTTCCGCCACTGGCCCTAATGCTAAAACAGGTAAGAATGTTAAGGCTCCTAAAATCAAAATCACTCCCGTTGTCACACTGGTAAATAGGAGAGAATTGGTTTTTAATGTGCCAGGAGTTTCGGGAACAGGTTGTTTATTTAATAGACTTTCTGCTAACAGTAATAACGCCACAATTGGAATATAACGTCCGGCTAAAAGCACAACGCTAGTGCTAAGATTCCACCATAAAGTATTATCCCCTAATCCTTCAAATCCTGAACCATTATTCGCGGCGGCGGAAGCATATTCATAAATCACTTGGGAAATGCCATGAAATCCGGGGTTTGAAATCCCTGAAAGTTGAGGATAGGCGAGGGTAATAGCACCAGGAATTAAAATAGCAATGGGATGAACCAGTAAAATGACACTGGCGAGAATAATTTCTCTTTTTTCAATTTTTCGCCCTAAAAATTCTGGGGTTCTACCCACCATTAATCCGGTTAAGAACACCGTTAAAATCAGGAAAATAAATAAGTAGACTGTTCCGGTTCCTTGTCCTCCCCAAACAATTTGTAAAAACAGATTAAATAAGGTAGAAAACCCCCCATTCGGCATGAAAGAATCGAGCATTCCATTCACTGCACCGCACATTGTTCCCGTTGTGGTAACAGCCCAGAATGCTGTTTCTGCCCAACCCAACCGGATTTCTTTTCCTTCTAAATTAGGAGCTTGTTGACCGAGAAAATTATTAACAATTGGGTTTCCTTGAAATTCTCCAAAAGCCGTAATAACGATGAAGCCGAAATAGATTAAAAATACCATTCCAAAGAGTAAGCTGGCTTGTTTTTTGTCTTGGATAAAAATTCCAAAGGTATAAATCAAGGAAGCGGGAATACTAACCATTGCTAAGGTTTCAATTAAGTTAGAAAACCCATTAGGATTTTCATAAGGATGGGCTGAATTGGCTCCAAAAAAACCGCCTCCATTTTCTCCTAATTGTTTAATGATTTCAAAATGAGCAACTGGCCCCCGTGCGATCGCTTGGGTTCCTCCGTCTAAAGGGGTAACAATTTGCGCCCCTGCTAAGGTTTCAGGTACACCTAACGCTAATAAAATGACTGCACCAATTAAGGAAATAGGCAATAAAATTCGAGTAATAAAACGGGTTAAATCAACATAAAAATTCCCTAATGATCTGCCTGTTAATCCTCGAATAAAAGCGATAGAAACGGCTAAACCTGTCGCAGCCGAAGTAAACATTAAAAACCCTAATGCGAGTACCTGGCTGGCATAGCTGAGGGTATTTTCACCGGAATAATGTTGTTGATCCGTATTGGTTAAAAATGAAATGGTTGTATGTAAGGTTAAATCCCAACGCGGAGCATTTAATTGCATTGGGTTTAAGGGTAAAATTCCTTGTAAACTGATAATAAGATAGACAAAAACTCCCATCACTAAGTTAATCAAAAGCATGGCGCGAGCATATTGCCAACCTGTCATATCCCGTTGTAAACGAGCTCCACTGAGGTTATAAACCAGGCGTTCCAGGGGATTTAGTATGGGGTCAAGAAGGGTCTTTTTCCCTAAGAAAATATCAGCGATGTAGGTTCCGAAAACAGGAACAATCGCCACTAATAGTCCTAATGTTAGGGCAATTTGAAAAAATCCTTGCCACATAAATATGATAGAGATTTACATCTGAATTTAATCCTATTATTTTACTTTTTTCCTAAAAAACAATCTAACAAAAAGTAGAATTTTGATCAGAAAATGATATAAACCAAAAATATAAGAGATATGTAGTTACTTCTATCTGAGATTATAAACCTCTTGATATAGATGAGTATAACTAGAGATATATACCAATCATAAAAAATGTAGGGGTGGCGTCCTTACAAACCTAGGCATAAAGAGGGTTGGGAGACCCAACCCCTACGATAAAATATTATATGAAATCCTTAAATGTTTGCTGCACGTTTCCCCAGTAGAGACGTTGCATGCAACGTCTCTACTGGGGGGGGTTAGAGGGATAATTTGTAGCATTTATAATTAGATTTTATATTCCAACCTTTGTCTCGAAGGCGAGGATTGCTATAGGTCACTTTTAACGGTGATTTTAAGCTAGATTAAAAAGAGTAATCAATTGGGAAATAAATTATGATTTTAAAAAATACTTTAAAAATTCATTGGTTAATTTTAGGATTCTTTGCGGTGGTGATTTTATTAGAATATACGACTCCCGCAGACTATGTTTTTGGTTATCTTTATACGATTCCGATTTTACTCGCTCATCCCCGTTTAAATCGGATGATTACGCTACAAGTAACTGTAGTGGCTTGTTTATTAACATTATTCAATTTAGTTTTTCCCCTTGCTGAAATCATCAATTCAGCAACAGTTGCTAATCGAATGATTGCCGTTTTCGCTTTAATTATTACGGGTTGGTTAAGCGATCGCACTCGTCGCTATGAAGAAGCAATTTCTCAACAACAAGCTCAACTCCAAGCTCATCACAAACTAGCCAGTGTTCGAGAAGATTTTGCGTCTACTTTGACCCATGATTTAAAAACACCGCTTTTAGGGGCAATTGAAACGCTAAAATCCTTTCAAAACAGACAGTTTGGTGATATTAATTCGACTCAAGAAAAAGTTCTCGATATGATGTTGCGTTCTCACCAAAATAGCTTACAGTTAGTGCAAACTTTATTGGATGTTTATCGGAATGATACGGAGGGATTAAAACTCAATTTAGAACCGATTAATTTAGTTAACATTGCAGAGGAAGCGATCGCAACTTTAACGGATTTAGCCACAACGCGGCGAATTTATTTAAGTTTAAGTTATCGAAACTCTGATTTTCGGAGATTTGTATGGGTAAAAGGCGATCAACTGCAACTTCAGCGCGTTTTTAGCAATTTATTAATTAATGGGATTAATCATTCTCCCCGTGGGGGTCGGGTTGAGGTGATATTGGAGTCTGAAGCTCATTTTCAAGTGGTGAAAATTTGGGATCAGGGTCTCGGAATAACCCCCGAAGAATTGCCGAATTTGTTTGAGCGATTTTATCAAGGAAATAGCGATCGCCAAGCTCAAGGCTCAGGATTAGGATTATACTTAACTCGACAAATTATTGAAGCCCATGGAGGTATAATTTGGGTAGAAAATAAAATCCCCAATGGAGCGATGTTTTGTTTTCGCCTTCCGGCTTTAGCTCAGGGAGAAATCCAACTGTAACACTTAAATTTTTAAAAAAAGTTATAAAAAAATGCAATCAAACCTATTAAGAGTTTTATTAGTTGAAGATGATGAATTATTCCGTCTAGGACTAAATATTCGTTTGCAAAAAGAAGCAGACATCAAAATTATTGGCGAAGCTACCGATGGAGAAACAGCCGTTGAATTAACAAATCAATATTTACCAGATGTGGTATTATTAGATATAGGCTTACCTGGAATTGGAGGTGTAGAAGCCTGTCGTCAAATCAAACAAAACCACCCTGAAATTCCGATTTTAGTCTTAACTTCTCATTCCCAAAAAAGCCTAATTGAACGATTAATTAAGGCGGGTGCATCCGGGTATTGTTTAAAAGGAATTGAACCTCATTTACTAATTTTAGCCTTACATTCTGTTGCTGCGGGAGCTTCTTGGTGGGATCAAACAGTAACAGCAGAAATTCGGACATTTTTTGAAACGACAGGCTCAGGAGAAACCCAAAATACAGCGATCGCTGATCATGATTTAACCCAAAGAGAACAAGAAATTTTAGCCTTAATTGCTGATGGAAAAACGAATCAAGAAATTGCAAATTTACTTCATATTACATTAGGAACAGTTAGAAGTCATGTTCATGCTATTTTACAAAAGTTAGAAGTGCGCGATCGCACCCAAGCTGCAATTCTAGCGATTCAGAAAGGATTGATTTCTAAACCTTCATGACCCCTAATTTAAGGGTTATAAAATTCAAGTTTTATTAGGTTTAATTCAGTCTATTTTACCTTTATTCAGATTCATCTAAACGCTTTTGCCATTCTGCATCACTTTGATCCAGATTTTTTATTTCCTGTTCTAATAAATCAGTTTCAGTTGTATAAGCTAAATTATCTTGATGAATCACAATTTTTTTAGCAAACTGACCAGCATAATTGAGTTTTTTCTTTAAAATTGAACCCCCCTGAGCTAAAATATTAGCTCTTTTTTCTCGCCTAATATTGCGATTATCAATCTTTTTATTTTTTCCTTGAATCCAAAAATATCGAATCAGAGGAATCGTTAAAAATCCTATACCGTAAATCAATAAAATGGGATAAATAAATTGCACAAACCCTAAAAATCCGGTTAAATATCCAGCAATTTCAGGAGTTTTCAATAAACTTCCCAACATTAATGCGCCAATTAAATTAACCGAACCTAAACCAATTGCTCCTAAAACTTGCCCAGAAGTTGCTAAACTAAAACGCCATTTTTTTTCTTTTAAATAAGCAGGGACAGGCTGAGTTTTGGAGTTTTGCGCTGTGATTTGCAATTCAGGAAAATGATAAATTAATTGTCCTTCTGGACTCACTTCGGGTCGGCCATCAAATCGAGCTAAAATCGGTAACATATAATCTTCATATTCTTGAGCGACTGAACTCCCAATTTCATCTAAATAAGGGGTTATTTGTTCCGCAATAATCGCTCCTTTTTGATTATGAATAACTCTGCCAATCGTTTGCCATCTGCGTTCTTCTAAATTATAATTCGGATTTCCATCTCCAAACATAAAGGAAAAAACAGCTTCCAAAAAATTCATCTTTTTTTTGTCACTGTTCTTAGTTTCATACCGTTGATAATTGTTATTATCCCAAGAAACAAACCACCACCAATCCGATATAAACCAACTAACAGGAAAGAAGCCAACACTGCTATCATTTCCGCCTGAACTATCATTATCCTGACTAGAATTAATTGCAATTAAAATAACAATAATAGCAACAACAATCAGAAGAATTGATGCAATCAAAATAATTCCAAAAGAAATCCGAATCAGGTAAAATAAAACTTTCCAGATTTTTTCCCACCCATCTTGTAATTTTAACCGCCAATATTTATTCCGCAGAATAGCCCGAAAATTTTGGGGAAATGCAAAGGCTATATCTCCTGACTCAGCAACTTGTAAATGACCTCCTGCTTCCGATGCTAGAGCTAGAAGTTCTCGTTGGGCGATATTAACATCAATTCCCGCTTGAGTGGCTACATCGCCACTGGTAACACGATGCCCTAGTTTTTCAACTGCATTGATGATGCTAGGATTAAGAACCATTGGTTTCTCCTACTCAACACTCATCCAATTTCATCAGGGGTGATTTTCTTTGGATAATTCTATTATTACTGTTTTTTTGAAAATTGGGTTACTGTTGTTATAGTAAACTTAAGACAGAAGTAAATAATCGGAAGGTTGTGAAAAAATGTTAACCTTAGAAACCTTGTTTGATGAAGAATTCTATCTTGCCCAATATCCTGATGTTGCTCAAACCATTGAAAGTGGAGAATTTGATACAGCTTTTGATCATTTTATTGAGATAGGTCAAGAATCAGGTTATGAACCTAATGCTATCTTTGATAGTCAATATTATCAGGACACAAACCCTGATTTATCTGCTCAAATAGAAGAAGGATTTCTGACACCTGTTGAACATTTTATTAATTATGGTCAGTTTGAATTGCGTTCTCCGAATCCCTTCTTTGATCCATTCTATTATTTAGAACAATATTCCGATGTCAAAGGTGCTTTTCTGAGAGCAGAAATTAATCCCTTTGAACATTTTTTTCTGTTTGGACAATATGAAGGGCGAAATCCGAGTTTAGCTTTTGATACTAACTTTTATCAAACTCGATATCCTGAAATTATATCAGAATTAGAATCAGGACTATATAACACCTTATTTGAACATTTTTGGCAGCAAGGGTTAGCCGACGGAAGATTAGGAACACCTCCGGCTTTAAAAGACGATCTCACTCAAGCCGTTGATCTTGATATCTTGTTAGGTAATCAAACAATTATTGGCTTAATTACAGATGTTGATCCGGTTGATATTTATCAATTTATTATTCCTAATTTTAAGAGTGATTTTAGTGCGATTATGAATCAAATGAAAGCTAATTTAGATTTAGATTTAATTCAAGATCTGAATGGAAATCAAGCCGTTCAAAGTAATGAAATTATTGCGACTTCTGCGAATTTAAATTTAACCCCAGAATCAATTAAAATTGAGCAATTACCCAGTGGAACCTATTTTCTACGAGTTTCTTCAGTAGAAGGAAACACAAATTATCTCCTAAATTTATCAGCAACTCCTGTTTAGTGAATGAAAAAAAGGTGGGCGAACCCACCCCACAGTTTAATTAAATTCCCTTGGGTTTATAATTATGCCAATCTGTTGCTTTTTCATAGGCATGAGCAACTTCTAATAATCGAGATTCCCCTAACGGTTTCCCAATTAATTGCATTCCAATGGGTAATCCTTGATCATCAAAACCACAGGGAACACTAATTCCGGGTAAACCCGCTAAATTCACAGGAATTGTCATTAAATCCGATAGATACATACTCAACGGGTCAGCCGTTTTTTCACCTGCTTTAAAAGCCGTTGAAGGTGCTGTCGGACAAACTAACACTTCCACCTGACTAAAGGCGCGATCAAAATCTTCCTTAATTAAGGTTCTCACCTTTTGGGCTTTCAAATAATAAGCATCATAATATCCCGCCGATAAAACATAAGTTCCCACCATAATCCGCCGTTTAACTTCCGCCCCAAATCCTTGCGCCCGGGTTTGCTGATACATTTCAATTAAATTCTCTGCATCAGGATGACGGAACCCATATTTCACCCCATCATAACGAGCTAAATTCGCAGAAGCTTCCGAAGGTGCAATCACATAATAAGTCGGTAAACCATACCGGAATCGAGGACAAGAAACAATCTGAATTTCTGCTCCTAATTCCTGTAAAACACTAATGGCTTTCGTTACCGTTTTTTCAACAATTGGATCTAATCCTTCTCCAAAAGTTTCTTTAATCACCCCAATTTTAATTCCGCTTCTGGCTCTTAAAGTCGGTCTAAGGGCGGAAACATAATCAGGAACAGGAAGGTTTAAACTGGTGGCATCTTTCGGGTCATGACCGGCGATCGCTTGTAATAAAATAGCAACATCTTCTACACACCGTCCAAAGGGCCCAATTTGATCCAAAGAAGACGCATAAGCCACTAACCCATACCGAGAGACTA is from Planktothrix sp. FACHB-1365 and encodes:
- a CDS encoding glycoside hydrolase family 10 protein, coding for MKFRKKIILIIYGISSLILSLILAIALLIPPTPSQPILIIPNEIRGVWLTNVSSGVLFFPWGMNRALHQLSDLKFNTIYPVVWNRGVTFYKSAVARRVIGRSQDSLLNLTQLGGDILSKIVTEGHRNGLKVIPWFEYGFMAPKNSAIVQRHPDWIAQTRKGEKALNHFRNTEDVSYQTKIKNWIVNQILEWMTIKNVWLNPLHPEVQQFIEDLILEVVMKYNIDGIQLDDHFGLPVEFGYDEYTIQLYQQEHNNQLPPNNPYNQEWRNWRANKITELVQRIVKSVKEVKPDCMISLSPNSYEYTYEMYLQDWLTWVNQGLVDDIVLQVYRDSMVKFISELDHESVQIARRKVPVIIGLLSGTLRHPVPMEQIEKQMKVVRDRGFDGVSFFYWETLWSYFTPDSPRHRRQIFKELFGNI
- a CDS encoding papain-like cysteine protease family protein — its product is MLEILLLCLMSVILGILMGRSLAERGLTASNALEKHQKTVYMILTVITFLVGIFLILGYLKLTKLIPTFLLLWLGAHLTDLSLGIGFLGLGLLVGLELPGWNNPQRRYQLISVVVLLSLPLFLLVHETLPITGLLGEPLEVDNVVLQTTPYTCAPATIATLGRWVGKHPQLTEKDVVKIAGTNRFGTSTLDEIRAMRRLGLMPNYQNNLTLNDLISQGKPALLQVNEPVGETTISHAIALLEINSKQHTLTLANPLYGKQVKLFEQMQGYWTGTATFVN
- a CDS encoding sensor histidine kinase KdpD, with amino-acid sequence MINSSEIETQKNSPESDYQTSSRNQGKHKIFIGMSPGVGKTYRMLEEGHQLKAEGIDVVIGLLETHGREETAEKAIGLELIPKRSVFHQGITLWEMDTDAILSRQPQLVLVDELAHTNVPGSLKEKRYQDVEIILNHGIDVYSTVNIQHLESLNDLVAKITGVVVRERIPDRLLDEATQVVVIDVTPETLQERLKEGKIYAPEKIEQALQNFFQRRHLVALRELALREVADNIEESAETTEKALFCNVHERVLVCISTYQNSPQLLRRGLRLANVMKARLYGLYVENPERFLTKEESLLLETCQDLIQEFGGEFLRVKSYNVSEAIAQVAHQYHITQVVLGHTRKSRWELFWKGSPVQQLLKYLKGVDIHIIDAEKTLNSSS
- the kdpC gene encoding K(+)-transporting ATPase subunit C, whose product is MFRDLLTAIRTTLVLWVLTAILYPVLILIIGQSIFPFQANGSLIKNPQGEIIGSALIGQNFTSNRYFISRPSSVDYSPVNDGLATGISGGSNLAPSNPDLLKKVTARIDQLQFNNIIPTADLVYSSGSGLDPHISIQAANAQIQRVANARSLNPNQVEILVNKNTEHRFLGIFGEPGVNVLKVNLDLDNLSN
- a CDS encoding potassium-transporting ATPase subunit F, with the translated sequence MKTLDDFNSILPREVKGIISLIKTKSNLLPLSLFFLLSSNLIFAPIIYAATGEEITRKAAWAIGILILVTIAIAFYLLAVILQPERF
- the kdpB gene encoding potassium-transporting ATPase subunit KdpB, which gives rise to MQTRLNKRQQKKQKKVNTKGLYQRAFRDAFSKLDPQYMIKNPVMFVVWLGTIITALLVLDPNLFGTIQGENNRFFNFLVTVILLLTLLFANFAEAVAEGRGKAQADSLRSTKAETTARKLLPDGLIEEISSTSLKKGDQIKVIAGDMIPVDAVVIAGVASVDESAITGESAPVLKEPGSDVASSVTGGTRIISDELILRVTSEPGKGFLDRMIALVEGAERTKTPNEIALTVLLAVLTEVFLIVVATILPIANYVQTPVSIVILIALLVALIPTTIGGLLSAIGIAGMDRVAQFNVVATSGRAVEACGDINTLVLDKTGTITLGNRLAEEFIPVNGHSPKAVAEVALAASIFDETPEGKSIVRLAEKMGAMVNFNRELAEGIEFSARTRMSGTNLPDKSEVRKGAVDAIKGFVRSRGGQLTADLDIAYQRISRLGGTPLAVCKDSELYGIIYLKDIIKPGIRDRFDQLRRMGVRTVMLTGDNRITAEVIAQEAGVDDFIAEATPEDKIAVIQKEQSQGKLVAMTGDGTNDAPALAQANVGLAMNSGTQAAKEAANMVDLDSDPTKLIDLVTIGKQLLITRGALTTFSIANDIAKYFAIIPAMFSSAGIGSLNIMGLASSQSAILSALIYNALIIPALIPLALKGVKFRPVSANQLLRENILIYGLGGIIAPFIGIKLIDSIIAVIGLT